A single region of the Oncorhynchus keta strain PuntledgeMale-10-30-2019 chromosome 4, Oket_V2, whole genome shotgun sequence genome encodes:
- the rpl22l1 gene encoding 60S ribosomal protein L22-like 1, translating into MAPLKQKKQTVVKRTKRGVSWKFTLDLTHPVEDGILDSANFETFLKERVKVNGKTGNLANVIEIARLKNKINVTSQKQFSKRYLKYLTKKYLKKNNLRDWLRVVASDKETYELRYFQISQEEEESDNDE; encoded by the exons ATGGCACCG CTAAAGCAGAAGAAACAGACTGTGGTCAAGAGGACCAAGAGGGGGGTGTCCTGGAAGTTCACCCTGGACCTGACCCACCCTGTGGAGGACGGCATTTTGGACTCGGCCAACTTC GAAACATTCCTCAAAGAGAGGGTAAAGGTCAACGGCAAGACAGGAAATCTGGCTAATGTAATCGAGATCGCCCGCCTGAAGAATAAGATCAACGTCACGTCACAGAAGCAGTTCTCTAAGAG GTACCTGAAATACCTGACCAAGAAGTACCTGAAGAAGAACAACCTCCGTGATTGGTTGAGAGTCGTGGCGTCAGACAAGGAGACCTACGAGCTGAGATACTTCCAGATCAgccaggaagaggaggagtcagACAATGACGAGTAG
- the LOC127918545 gene encoding uncharacterized protein LOC127918545 isoform X2: MYLAKVYVNFRLQLYIITHTYTTLHAPTHFIPLESCPCPQHKDKCLFVCYFVIMLFLCCCLVGNQMILKYCGYLPVHDLSTHLSRSRISQSTRLSRSRISLSTCLSKSRISLSTCLSRSRISLSTCLSRSRIFLSTCLSKSRISLSTCLSRSRISLSTCLSRSRISLSTCLSKSRISLSTCLSRSRISLSTGLSRSRISLGLGYFYLPVSLGLGSLYLPVSLGLGSLYLPVSLGLGSLYLPVSLGLGSLYLPVSLGLGSLYLPVSLGLGSLYLPVSLGLGSLYLPVSLGLGYLYLPVSLGLGYL; this comes from the exons atgtatttggctaaggtgtatgtaaactttcgacttcaactgtatataataacTCACACTTACACCACTCTGCATGCTCCTACACACTTCATACCCCTAGAGTCGTGCccctgtccccagcacaaggatAAATGTTTGTTTGTCTGCTACTTTGTTATAATGTTGTTTTTGTGTTGCTGTTTGGTTGGCAACCAGATGATACTGAAATATTGTGGatatctacctgtacatgatctatctacccatctctctagGTCTAGGATCTCTCAATCTACCCGTCTCTCTAGGTCTAGGAtctctctatctacctgtctctctaagtCTAGGATATCtctatctacctgtctctctaggTCTAGGATATCtctatctacctgtctctctaggTCTAGGATATttctatctacctgtctctctaagtCCAGGATATCtctatctacctgtctctctaggTCTAGGATATCtctatctacctgtctctctaggtctaggatctctctatctacctgtctctctaagtCTAGGATATCtctatctacctgtctctctaggTCTAGGATATCTCTATCTACCGGTCTCTCTAGGTCTAGGATATCTCTAGGTCTAGGATATTTCTATCTACCTGTTTCTCTAG GTCTAGGAtctctctatctacctgtctctctaggtctaggatctctctatctacctgtctctctaggtctaggatctctctatctacctgtctctctaggtctaggatctctctatctacctgtctctctaggtctaggatctctctatctacctgtctctctaggtctaggatctctctatctacctgtctctctaggtctaggatctctctatctacctgtctctctag gTCTAGGATATCTCTATCTACCGGTCTCTCTAGGTCTAGGATATCTCTAG
- the eif5a gene encoding eukaryotic translation initiation factor 5A-1 isoform X1, with translation MENRFALRWEYLVVRANSSLNITLPLIHRTMADTDLDFTTGESGASATIPMQCSALRKNGYVVLKGRPCKIVEMSTSKTGKHGHAKVNMVGIDIFTNKKYEDMCPSTHNMDVPHIKRNEFQLLNITDGFMSLMGDNGDVREDLRVPDSDLGKEIEQKFAASEDILVSVLSAMGEECAVAIKQMTGGK, from the exons ATGGAGAATCGATTCGCGTTAAGATGGGAGTATTTGGTCGTAAGAGCCAATTCGTCTCTAAACATAACAT TGCCCCTAATCCATCGCACCATGGCAGACACTGATCTTGACTTCACCACCGGAGAGTCTGGCGCCTCCGCCACCATTCCTATGCAGTGCTCTGCCCTGCGAAAGAACGGCTATGTGGTGTTGAAGGGACGCCCTTGCAAGATCGTGGAAATGTCCACCTCCAAGACAGGAAAGCACGGACATGCCAAG GTTAACATGGTGGGCATTGACATCTTCACCAACAAGAAGTACGAGGACATGTGCCCCTCCACCCACAACATGGACGTACCCCACATCAAGAGGAATGAGTTCCAG CTGTTGAACATCACTGATGGGTTCATGTCCCTCATGGGTGACAATGGAGACGTGAGGGAGGACCTGCGCGTGCCTGATTCAGACCTGGGCAAGGAGATCGAGCAGAAGTTTGCAGCTTCAGAGGATATCCTG GTCTCTGTGCTGTCTGCTATGGGGGAGGAGTGTGCTGTGGCCATTAAGCAGATGACCGGTGGCAAATAG
- the LOC127918545 gene encoding uncharacterized protein LOC127918545 isoform X1, producing MYLAKVYVNFRLQLYIITHTYTTLHAPTHFIPLESCPCPQHKDKCLFVCYFVIMLFLCCCLVGNQMILKYCGYLPVHDLSTHLSRSRISQSTRLSRSRISLSTCLSKSRISLSTCLSRSRISLSTCLSRSRIFLSTCLSKSRISLSTCLSRSRISLSTCLSRSRISLSTCLSKSRISLSTCLSRSRISLSTGLSRSRISLGLGYFYLPVSLGLGSLYLPVSLGLGSLYLPVSLGLGSLYLPVSLGLGSLYLPVSLGLGSLYLPVSLGLGSLYLPVSLGLGSLYLPVSLGLGSLYLPVSLGLGYLYLPVSLGLGYL from the exons atgtatttggctaaggtgtatgtaaactttcgacttcaactgtatataataacTCACACTTACACCACTCTGCATGCTCCTACACACTTCATACCCCTAGAGTCGTGCccctgtccccagcacaaggatAAATGTTTGTTTGTCTGCTACTTTGTTATAATGTTGTTTTTGTGTTGCTGTTTGGTTGGCAACCAGATGATACTGAAATATTGTGGatatctacctgtacatgatctatctacccatctctctagGTCTAGGATCTCTCAATCTACCCGTCTCTCTAGGTCTAGGAtctctctatctacctgtctctctaagtCTAGGATATCtctatctacctgtctctctaggTCTAGGATATCtctatctacctgtctctctaggTCTAGGATATttctatctacctgtctctctaagtCCAGGATATCtctatctacctgtctctctaggTCTAGGATATCtctatctacctgtctctctaggtctaggatctctctatctacctgtctctctaagtCTAGGATATCtctatctacctgtctctctaggTCTAGGATATCTCTATCTACCGGTCTCTCTAGGTCTAGGATATCTCTAGGTCTAGGATATTTCTATCTACCTGTTTCTCTAG GTCTAGGAtctctctatctacctgtctctctaggtctaggatctctctatctacctgtctctctaggtctaggatctctctatctacctgtctctctaggtctaggatctctctatctacctgtctctctaggtctaggatctctctatctacctgtctctctaggtctaggatctctctatctacctgtctctctaggtctaggatctctctatctacctgtctctctag gtctaggatctctctatctacctgtctctctaggTCTAGGATATCTCTATCTACCGGTCTCTCTAGGTCTAGGATATCTCTAG
- the eif5a gene encoding eukaryotic translation initiation factor 5A-1 isoform X2, with protein MSQLEVPLIHRTMADTDLDFTTGESGASATIPMQCSALRKNGYVVLKGRPCKIVEMSTSKTGKHGHAKVNMVGIDIFTNKKYEDMCPSTHNMDVPHIKRNEFQLLNITDGFMSLMGDNGDVREDLRVPDSDLGKEIEQKFAASEDILVSVLSAMGEECAVAIKQMTGGK; from the exons atgagccaattggaag TGCCCCTAATCCATCGCACCATGGCAGACACTGATCTTGACTTCACCACCGGAGAGTCTGGCGCCTCCGCCACCATTCCTATGCAGTGCTCTGCCCTGCGAAAGAACGGCTATGTGGTGTTGAAGGGACGCCCTTGCAAGATCGTGGAAATGTCCACCTCCAAGACAGGAAAGCACGGACATGCCAAG GTTAACATGGTGGGCATTGACATCTTCACCAACAAGAAGTACGAGGACATGTGCCCCTCCACCCACAACATGGACGTACCCCACATCAAGAGGAATGAGTTCCAG CTGTTGAACATCACTGATGGGTTCATGTCCCTCATGGGTGACAATGGAGACGTGAGGGAGGACCTGCGCGTGCCTGATTCAGACCTGGGCAAGGAGATCGAGCAGAAGTTTGCAGCTTCAGAGGATATCCTG GTCTCTGTGCTGTCTGCTATGGGGGAGGAGTGTGCTGTGGCCATTAAGCAGATGACCGGTGGCAAATAG
- the eif5a gene encoding eukaryotic translation initiation factor 5A-1 isoform X4: protein MADTDLDFTTGESGASATIPMQCSALRKNGYVVLKGRPCKIVEMSTSKTGKHGHAKVNMVGIDIFTNKKYEDMCPSTHNMDVPHIKRNEFQLLNITDGFMSLMGDNGDVREDLRVPDSDLGKEIEQKFAASEDILVSVLSAMGEECAVAIKQMTGGK, encoded by the exons ATGGCAGACACTGATCTTGACTTCACCACCGGAGAGTCTGGCGCCTCCGCCACCATTCCTATGCAGTGCTCTGCCCTGCGAAAGAACGGCTATGTGGTGTTGAAGGGACGCCCTTGCAAGATCGTGGAAATGTCCACCTCCAAGACAGGAAAGCACGGACATGCCAAG GTTAACATGGTGGGCATTGACATCTTCACCAACAAGAAGTACGAGGACATGTGCCCCTCCACCCACAACATGGACGTACCCCACATCAAGAGGAATGAGTTCCAG CTGTTGAACATCACTGATGGGTTCATGTCCCTCATGGGTGACAATGGAGACGTGAGGGAGGACCTGCGCGTGCCTGATTCAGACCTGGGCAAGGAGATCGAGCAGAAGTTTGCAGCTTCAGAGGATATCCTG GTCTCTGTGCTGTCTGCTATGGGGGAGGAGTGTGCTGTGGCCATTAAGCAGATGACCGGTGGCAAATAG
- the eif5a gene encoding eukaryotic translation initiation factor 5A-1 isoform X3 — MPLIHRTMADTDLDFTTGESGASATIPMQCSALRKNGYVVLKGRPCKIVEMSTSKTGKHGHAKVNMVGIDIFTNKKYEDMCPSTHNMDVPHIKRNEFQLLNITDGFMSLMGDNGDVREDLRVPDSDLGKEIEQKFAASEDILVSVLSAMGEECAVAIKQMTGGK; from the exons A TGCCCCTAATCCATCGCACCATGGCAGACACTGATCTTGACTTCACCACCGGAGAGTCTGGCGCCTCCGCCACCATTCCTATGCAGTGCTCTGCCCTGCGAAAGAACGGCTATGTGGTGTTGAAGGGACGCCCTTGCAAGATCGTGGAAATGTCCACCTCCAAGACAGGAAAGCACGGACATGCCAAG GTTAACATGGTGGGCATTGACATCTTCACCAACAAGAAGTACGAGGACATGTGCCCCTCCACCCACAACATGGACGTACCCCACATCAAGAGGAATGAGTTCCAG CTGTTGAACATCACTGATGGGTTCATGTCCCTCATGGGTGACAATGGAGACGTGAGGGAGGACCTGCGCGTGCCTGATTCAGACCTGGGCAAGGAGATCGAGCAGAAGTTTGCAGCTTCAGAGGATATCCTG GTCTCTGTGCTGTCTGCTATGGGGGAGGAGTGTGCTGTGGCCATTAAGCAGATGACCGGTGGCAAATAG